Proteins from a genomic interval of Marinobacter gudaonensis:
- the relA gene encoding GTP diphosphokinase — MVKVREDYAMTGDGQVDIEGWVNQIASQTHLDNPDQFRRACEKAAEIDLQAFREDRLWAPGSSSFRIGIEMAQVLAELHLDQASLVAAILYRAVREERVSLEEIRKAFGDEVAGLINGVQQMAAISSIHHPLKGNVLGQSEGQLDNVRKMLVTMIDDVRVALIKLAERTCAIRAVKNAPEEKRMRVAREVFDIYAPLAHRLGIGHIKWELEDLSFRYLHDSAYKKIAKLLDEKRLDRDSYIKRVIETLQTELKAYGIESELTGRAKHIYSIWRKMRRKGIDFSQVYDVRAVRILVPEVRDCYAALGIVHTLWRHIPNEFDDYIANPKENGYQSLHTAVIGPEGKVMEVQIRTHKMHEEAELGVCAHWLYKGTDKGNKSTGYDAKINWLRQVLEWQEELGDLSGLADHLKSDVASDRVYVFTPEGHVVDLPQGATPVDFAYRVHTEIGHACRGARVNSRIVPLTYPLKTGDQVFILTSNNPAPSRDWLNPSLGYIQTSRARAKVTHWFKQQDRGRNISDGRAILEDEFKRLSLYDVDLGELAEKVNYHGAEDMFAAIGAGDLRPTHVANVAQQMLEPKSEQLDLKLTTARRKPYDTESDIQIVGVGKLKTQVAKCCKPLPGDAIGGYITVGRGVTVHRQDCLTFLNLREFEPNRIIEVSWGGRPAAVYPVDIEIEAYDRSGLLRDITQVLSSSKSDVLALNTLSNKDENTATMTVTVEISSLEQLARLLAQIRNLPNIIDVRRKRG; from the coding sequence ATGGTAAAAGTTCGAGAAGACTACGCGATGACCGGCGATGGTCAGGTGGACATCGAGGGCTGGGTAAACCAGATTGCCTCTCAGACTCACCTGGACAACCCGGACCAGTTCCGGCGCGCCTGCGAGAAAGCCGCCGAAATTGACCTGCAGGCATTTCGGGAGGACCGCCTCTGGGCGCCAGGGTCCAGCAGCTTCCGCATTGGCATTGAAATGGCCCAGGTGCTGGCCGAGCTGCACCTTGATCAGGCCAGCCTGGTGGCTGCCATCCTTTACCGCGCCGTACGGGAAGAGCGGGTGTCCCTGGAGGAGATACGCAAGGCGTTCGGTGACGAGGTGGCCGGCCTGATCAACGGCGTTCAGCAGATGGCGGCGATCTCCTCCATCCACCATCCTCTCAAGGGCAACGTATTAGGGCAGAGCGAGGGCCAGCTGGACAACGTCCGCAAGATGCTCGTGACCATGATCGACGACGTCCGGGTTGCCCTGATCAAGCTTGCCGAACGTACCTGCGCCATCCGGGCGGTGAAAAATGCCCCTGAAGAAAAACGCATGCGCGTGGCCCGGGAAGTCTTCGACATCTATGCGCCACTGGCGCATCGCCTGGGCATCGGCCACATCAAGTGGGAACTGGAGGATCTCTCGTTCCGTTACCTGCACGACTCGGCCTACAAGAAGATTGCCAAGCTGCTTGATGAGAAGCGTCTTGACCGGGACAGCTACATCAAGCGCGTCATCGAGACCCTGCAGACTGAACTGAAGGCCTATGGCATTGAAAGTGAGCTTACCGGCCGGGCCAAACATATATACAGCATCTGGCGGAAGATGCGGCGCAAGGGCATCGACTTCTCCCAGGTATACGATGTGCGTGCCGTCCGCATTCTGGTACCGGAAGTGCGCGACTGCTACGCGGCCCTGGGTATCGTGCATACGCTCTGGCGTCATATCCCCAACGAGTTTGACGACTACATCGCCAACCCCAAGGAGAACGGTTACCAGTCCCTGCACACTGCCGTGATCGGGCCTGAGGGCAAGGTGATGGAGGTCCAGATCCGTACCCACAAGATGCACGAGGAAGCAGAGTTGGGGGTGTGTGCGCACTGGCTCTACAAGGGCACGGACAAGGGCAACAAGTCCACCGGTTACGACGCCAAGATCAATTGGCTGCGCCAGGTTCTGGAGTGGCAGGAAGAACTGGGGGATCTGTCCGGGCTGGCGGACCATCTCAAATCCGACGTGGCCTCCGACAGGGTCTATGTGTTCACCCCCGAGGGTCACGTGGTGGACCTGCCCCAGGGTGCCACCCCGGTGGATTTCGCCTACCGGGTACACACCGAAATTGGTCACGCCTGCCGTGGCGCGAGGGTGAACAGTCGCATCGTGCCGCTGACCTATCCCCTGAAAACCGGCGACCAGGTGTTCATCCTGACCTCCAACAACCCGGCGCCCAGCCGCGACTGGCTGAACCCGAGCCTGGGCTACATCCAGACCTCCCGGGCCCGGGCCAAGGTGACCCACTGGTTCAAACAACAGGATCGTGGCCGCAATATCTCTGACGGCCGGGCCATTCTGGAAGACGAGTTCAAGCGCCTGTCACTGTATGACGTGGATCTGGGCGAGCTGGCGGAGAAGGTGAACTATCACGGCGCCGAGGACATGTTTGCCGCGATTGGCGCCGGTGATCTTCGCCCCACCCACGTGGCCAATGTGGCCCAGCAGATGCTGGAGCCCAAGTCCGAGCAGTTGGATCTCAAGCTGACGACGGCGCGGCGTAAACCATACGATACCGAATCGGATATCCAGATTGTCGGTGTCGGCAAACTGAAAACCCAGGTGGCCAAGTGCTGCAAACCCCTGCCCGGTGATGCCATCGGTGGTTACATCACAGTGGGACGGGGAGTGACGGTGCACCGCCAGGACTGTCTCACTTTCCTGAATCTGCGCGAGTTCGAGCCCAATCGGATCATCGAGGTGAGCTGGGGTGGTCGGCCGGCTGCGGTCTATCCGGTGGATATCGAGATAGAAGCCTACGACCGGTCCGGCCTGCTGCGGGACATTACCCAGGTACTGTCGTCCTCCAAGAGTGACGTGCTGGCGTTGAATACCCTCAGCAACAAGGATGAGAACACCGCCACCATGACGGTCACCGTGGAGATTTCCAGTCTGGAACAACTGGCTCGGCTGCTGGCGCAGATCCGCAACCTGCCCAACATTATCGACGTAAGGCGAAAGCGGGGATGA
- the rlmD gene encoding 23S rRNA (uracil(1939)-C(5))-methyltransferase RlmD: MSRRRRKVLPKEPVRCEIETLSHDGRGIARQDGKTQFVDGALPGETVIAKVVSSRSKFDELRTLEVLEPAADRQTPPCEFADLCGGCSLQHMSGDAQIRFKENTLREHFAHFGGIEPEQWIEPLRSENSLGYRRKARLGVRYVKARESVLVGFREKRNSFLTDIDRCVVLDPRIGERILPLRNLLHDLEAFSRIAQVEVACGDDVAVMVFRNMDELSASDREKLIAFGQAHQLHIYLQPKGPDTVHRIWPESAGPQDERLSYRLEEFDLTLAFHPMDFTQVNAGINRAMVHRAVEWLDVQPDDRVLDLFCGLGNFTLPLARKGGQVVGVEGDETMVVRGRENAELNGLENVTFHGADLHGDFTGQSWAREGFDKILIDPPRSGAEDICKYLTAFGARRIVYVSCNPATLARDAGVMVRNGYRLKRAGVMDMFPHTTHVESIALFERDAV; this comes from the coding sequence ATGAGCAGACGACGCAGGAAGGTTCTTCCCAAAGAGCCCGTGCGCTGTGAGATTGAAACCCTGAGCCATGATGGCCGAGGTATCGCCCGCCAGGATGGCAAGACCCAGTTCGTTGACGGTGCCCTCCCCGGGGAAACTGTGATCGCGAAAGTGGTCTCCAGCCGCAGCAAATTTGACGAGCTGCGCACCCTGGAGGTGCTGGAGCCGGCCGCAGATCGCCAGACTCCGCCCTGTGAGTTCGCCGACCTGTGCGGTGGCTGCAGCCTGCAGCACATGAGTGGCGATGCCCAGATCCGGTTCAAGGAAAATACCCTGCGTGAGCATTTTGCCCATTTCGGGGGCATTGAGCCGGAGCAGTGGATTGAGCCGCTGCGTTCGGAAAACAGCCTTGGCTATCGCCGCAAGGCGCGTCTGGGTGTCCGCTACGTCAAGGCCCGTGAATCCGTGCTGGTGGGGTTCCGGGAAAAGCGCAACAGCTTCCTGACCGATATCGACCGCTGCGTGGTCCTGGATCCCCGGATCGGTGAGCGCATCCTGCCACTGCGCAATCTGCTTCATGACCTGGAGGCCTTCAGCCGAATCGCCCAGGTGGAAGTGGCCTGTGGTGACGATGTGGCGGTGATGGTGTTCCGTAATATGGACGAGCTGTCCGCGAGCGATCGCGAGAAGCTGATTGCCTTCGGTCAGGCCCATCAATTGCATATTTACCTGCAGCCGAAGGGCCCTGACACCGTCCACCGGATCTGGCCGGAGTCTGCCGGCCCGCAGGACGAGCGGCTGAGCTACCGGCTGGAGGAGTTCGACCTGACCCTCGCGTTTCATCCCATGGACTTTACCCAGGTCAATGCAGGCATCAACCGGGCCATGGTACACCGGGCTGTGGAATGGCTGGATGTGCAGCCTGATGACCGCGTGCTCGACCTGTTTTGCGGGCTGGGCAATTTCACACTGCCGCTGGCTCGCAAGGGTGGCCAGGTCGTAGGCGTTGAGGGTGACGAGACCATGGTGGTCCGGGGCCGTGAGAACGCGGAACTGAACGGTCTGGAGAATGTCACCTTCCACGGCGCTGACCTGCATGGGGATTTTACCGGGCAGAGCTGGGCGAGGGAGGGATTCGACAAGATCCTGATTGACCCCCCTCGTTCCGGCGCCGAGGACATCTGTAAATACCTGACCGCTTTCGGAGCCAGGCGGATTGTCTACGTTTCCTGCAATCCGGCAACCCTGGCCCGGGACGCTGGGGTTATGGTGCGCAACGGCTACCGGCTGAAACGGGCCGGTGTGATGGATATGTTCCCGCACACCACCCATGTGGAATCGATTGCACTGTTTGAGCGCGACGCTGTCTGA
- the cysM gene encoding cysteine synthase CysM, whose protein sequence is MHFPTIEDFVGHTPLVRLQRLPGDTSNVILAKLEGNNPAGSVKDRPAISMIQEAERRGEIKPGDTLIEATSGNTGIALAMAAAIKGYRMVLIMPANMSEERRASMRAYGAEIVTVTKEEGMETARDLALKMEAEGKGKVLDQFSNQDNPLAHYRTTGPEIWEQTGGRVTHFVSSMGTTGTIMGVSRYLKERNPDIRIIGLQPKEGASIPGIRRWPEAYLPKIYDATRVDQVLDIGQEEAENTMRALASEEGIFCGVSSGGSIAAALKLSQQVENAIIVAIICDRGDRYLSTGVFPGA, encoded by the coding sequence ATGCATTTTCCCACCATTGAAGATTTTGTTGGCCATACCCCTCTGGTTCGCCTGCAGCGTCTCCCGGGTGATACCAGCAATGTGATTCTGGCCAAGCTGGAGGGCAATAACCCGGCCGGCTCGGTGAAGGATCGGCCGGCCATCAGCATGATCCAGGAGGCCGAGCGCCGGGGTGAGATCAAGCCCGGCGACACTCTGATTGAAGCGACCAGCGGCAATACCGGTATCGCCCTGGCCATGGCTGCGGCGATCAAGGGTTACAGGATGGTTCTGATCATGCCCGCCAACATGAGCGAGGAGCGCCGGGCGTCCATGCGGGCCTACGGTGCGGAGATTGTCACGGTTACCAAAGAAGAGGGCATGGAGACAGCCCGTGACCTGGCCCTCAAAATGGAAGCCGAAGGTAAGGGCAAGGTACTCGACCAGTTCAGCAACCAGGACAACCCCCTGGCCCACTACCGCACAACGGGCCCGGAGATCTGGGAGCAGACCGGCGGCCGGGTCACCCATTTCGTCAGCTCCATGGGAACCACAGGCACCATCATGGGAGTGTCCAGGTACCTGAAGGAGCGCAATCCTGATATCCGGATTATCGGGCTGCAACCAAAGGAGGGCGCCTCCATCCCCGGCATCCGGCGCTGGCCCGAAGCCTACCTGCCGAAAATCTACGACGCTACCCGGGTCGATCAGGTGCTGGATATCGGCCAGGAAGAGGCTGAGAACACCATGCGCGCCCTGGCCTCTGAAGAGGGAATCTTCTGCGGCGTGTCTTCCGGCGGTTCCATTGCGGCCGCGCTGAAGCTTTCACAGCAGGTTGAAAACGCCATTATCGTGGCCATTATCTGTGACCGTGGCGACCGGTACCTGTCCACCGGCGTGTTCCCCGGCGCCTGA
- a CDS encoding ATP-binding protein → MRRWGIRKKVLVVTLVPTLLTTLMLGLFFTYSWVNNIESLLRDRGESLSRQLAAGSEYGLFTANRSLLSSLSNALLEEQDVRSITFFGSDGSRLLHTGPGSSDTIQASELNAEQATRVSRQDSTRFVTPVFLQDLMIENMLDPDARQSMSGLREPLGWVVVEMSHIRTEKETYKALLISLLLVLAGVLISLVIALRLSRAFTNPVFELNAAVAKFKEGKLDTRVYTGAGPEFEQLESGLNAMAEELSKAQAEMQQNIDQATEDLRETLETIEIQNIELDFARKEALEASRIKSEFLANMSHEIRTPLNGIIGFTELLLKSPLPRQQRDHLSTIRKSSEILLTIINDILDFSKIEAGKLILDRVPFQLRDIVEEVMVMLAPAAHSKNLDLVPLVYNDVPDNIMGDPLRVKQVITNLVNNAIKFTQTGEVVLRASLEEEDTESNQVTLRLSISDSGVGLSRAQQQSLFNAFSQADASTARQYGGTGLGLAISKRLVEEMGGKIGLESELGKGSTFWFTLTSELTSTGEAVAPRDALRGERVIYLEQQKTTGLAVEHLLRDWGMVVDRVASPGALQEQIEEAQKSQTGYALAIIGITRHLLNSSQYCGLVRTLEIERDCRTLLLTPTLETHDTPLSGLASGHLTKPVCRGALYDELLLLVHGINTGGRLPEEREVPGKRLTGSPVPRVLAVDDNEANLKLVMTLLTDCQLEAEGASSGFEALSKARQKPFDLVFMDLQMPGMDGVETTARLREMDTGNHRTPIIALTAHALAEEQDRLTRQGFDGYMAKPISSGQLNDIIHEYTGYVCPGAATTGRIQVPEIRDTRRALRPSTRKLQQDCVSVDESIQLAAGKADLAEELFSMLLEQVHVDRERIPELWSAERMDELLECVHKLHGATRYCGVPELRASANRLETAIKCSAADLEHQKDQLLSAMERLQIWSDQTDWQQLFRERHQAAETS, encoded by the coding sequence ATGCGACGTTGGGGCATTCGCAAGAAAGTTCTGGTGGTAACTCTGGTTCCCACCCTGCTGACCACGCTGATGCTGGGACTTTTCTTTACCTACAGCTGGGTCAACAACATCGAGAGCCTGCTCAGGGATCGGGGCGAATCTCTCTCCCGGCAACTGGCGGCCGGCTCCGAATACGGCCTGTTCACCGCCAACCGGAGTCTGCTAAGCAGCCTTTCCAACGCCCTGCTCGAGGAACAGGATGTCCGCTCCATAACCTTCTTTGGCAGCGATGGCTCGCGCCTGCTGCACACCGGCCCGGGCAGTTCGGACACGATCCAGGCAAGTGAACTGAACGCGGAACAGGCCACACGGGTTTCCCGCCAGGACAGCACCCGTTTTGTCACGCCGGTATTCCTCCAGGATCTGATGATTGAGAACATGCTGGATCCGGATGCTCGCCAGTCCATGTCCGGCCTGCGCGAACCCCTGGGCTGGGTGGTGGTGGAGATGTCCCACATCCGGACCGAAAAGGAAACCTACAAAGCCCTGCTGATCTCACTGCTGCTGGTGCTCGCCGGCGTTCTCATCAGCCTGGTGATCGCCCTGCGGCTGAGCCGTGCGTTCACCAACCCGGTGTTCGAACTGAACGCGGCAGTGGCGAAGTTCAAGGAAGGTAAACTGGACACCCGGGTTTACACAGGGGCCGGCCCGGAATTCGAGCAGCTGGAATCCGGCCTCAATGCCATGGCCGAGGAGCTGAGCAAAGCCCAGGCCGAGATGCAGCAGAACATCGATCAGGCCACCGAGGACCTCCGGGAAACCCTGGAAACCATCGAGATCCAGAACATCGAGCTGGACTTTGCCAGAAAGGAAGCGCTGGAGGCCAGCCGCATCAAATCCGAATTCCTGGCCAACATGTCCCACGAAATCCGCACCCCGCTGAACGGTATCATCGGGTTCACCGAGCTGTTGCTCAAAAGCCCCCTGCCCCGGCAGCAGCGGGACCACCTGAGCACCATCCGCAAATCGTCGGAGATTCTGCTCACCATCATCAACGATATTCTCGACTTCTCGAAGATCGAGGCGGGCAAGCTGATTCTCGATCGGGTGCCCTTCCAGCTCCGGGACATTGTCGAGGAGGTGATGGTGATGCTGGCCCCGGCGGCCCACAGCAAGAATCTGGATCTCGTACCGCTGGTCTACAACGATGTGCCAGACAACATCATGGGCGACCCGCTTCGGGTAAAACAGGTGATCACCAACCTGGTCAACAACGCCATCAAGTTCACCCAGACAGGCGAAGTGGTGCTGAGGGCCAGCCTGGAGGAAGAAGATACCGAGTCCAACCAGGTCACTCTGCGATTGAGCATCTCGGATTCTGGCGTCGGTCTGTCCAGGGCACAGCAGCAGTCGCTGTTCAACGCCTTCAGCCAGGCCGATGCGTCCACGGCCCGACAATACGGTGGCACCGGTCTTGGTCTGGCCATTTCCAAGCGCCTGGTGGAAGAGATGGGGGGCAAGATCGGTCTGGAAAGCGAACTTGGCAAGGGCTCCACGTTCTGGTTCACACTCACTTCCGAGCTTACCAGCACGGGCGAGGCGGTTGCCCCCAGAGACGCCTTGCGGGGCGAACGGGTGATCTACCTCGAACAACAGAAAACCACCGGGCTGGCGGTGGAACATCTGCTCCGTGACTGGGGCATGGTGGTGGACCGCGTAGCCTCACCGGGTGCGCTGCAGGAACAGATAGAGGAAGCCCAGAAAAGTCAGACCGGCTATGCGCTGGCCATCATCGGTATCACCCGCCACCTGCTGAACTCAAGCCAATACTGTGGGCTGGTGCGCACCCTGGAAATCGAGCGAGACTGCCGTACCCTGCTGCTGACACCGACACTGGAAACCCACGACACACCGCTGTCCGGGCTGGCCAGTGGGCATCTCACCAAGCCGGTATGTCGCGGCGCGCTGTACGACGAGCTGCTGCTACTGGTGCACGGCATCAACACGGGAGGGCGACTACCCGAGGAACGGGAAGTACCAGGCAAACGCCTGACCGGCAGCCCGGTGCCACGGGTTCTGGCCGTCGACGACAACGAAGCTAACCTGAAGCTTGTAATGACCCTTCTTACCGACTGCCAGCTTGAGGCAGAGGGCGCGTCGAGTGGGTTCGAGGCGCTCAGCAAGGCACGACAGAAACCGTTTGATCTGGTGTTCATGGATTTGCAGATGCCAGGTATGGACGGGGTTGAAACCACCGCCCGACTTCGCGAGATGGACACCGGCAATCACCGCACGCCGATTATCGCGTTGACCGCCCACGCACTGGCCGAAGAACAGGACCGGCTCACCCGGCAAGGGTTTGACGGCTATATGGCCAAACCCATTAGCAGCGGCCAGTTGAACGACATCATTCACGAGTACACCGGTTACGTATGTCCCGGCGCCGCTACCACGGGCCGGATTCAGGTACCGGAAATTCGCGACACCCGTCGGGCCTTGCGCCCATCCACGCGAAAGCTTCAGCAGGATTGCGTCAGTGTTGACGAGAGCATCCAGCTGGCTGCGGGCAAGGCCGATCTGGCCGAGGAACTGTTCAGCATGCTGCTGGAGCAGGTGCACGTCGACCGGGAGCGGATTCCGGAATTATGGAGCGCTGAACGGATGGACGAACTACTCGAGTGCGTGCACAAGCTTCATGGCGCTACCCGTTACTGCGGTGTGCCGGAGTTGCGGGCCTCGGCCAATCGGCTGGAAACGGCCATCAAGTGTTCCGCTGCGGATCTCGAGCACCAGAAGGACCAGCTGCTATCCGCCATGGAACGGCTGCAGATCTGGAGCGACCAGACCGACTGGCAACAACTGTTCCGCGAGCGTCATCAGGCAGCCGAGACCAGCTGA
- the pdxJ gene encoding pyridoxine 5'-phosphate synthase, translated as MNPRVLLGVNIDHVATLRQARGTRYPDPVQAALLAEEAGADGITIHPREDRRHIQDRDVLLLKEVLQTKMNLEMAVTDAMLAFAEQVRPECVCLVPEKREELTTEGGLDVDGQESRVAKACERLGRIGAEVSLFIDPDPLQIDAAVRCGAPVVELHTGEYAEAETPEAVDAAFRTIAEAVAYARKKGLVVNAGHGLHYHNTERVAAIAGINELNIGHAIVARAVFTGLKDAVRDMKAILDQARNRA; from the coding sequence ATGAATCCTAGAGTACTGCTTGGCGTCAATATCGATCACGTGGCCACCCTCCGTCAGGCCCGCGGGACCCGGTATCCGGATCCGGTGCAGGCAGCCCTGCTGGCTGAGGAAGCCGGCGCGGATGGCATTACGATCCACCCGAGAGAAGACCGCCGGCATATTCAGGATCGGGACGTCCTGCTGCTCAAGGAAGTGCTGCAGACCAAGATGAATCTGGAGATGGCTGTGACCGATGCCATGCTCGCTTTTGCAGAACAGGTGCGCCCGGAATGCGTATGTCTGGTGCCGGAAAAACGCGAGGAGCTGACCACCGAGGGTGGTCTGGATGTGGACGGCCAGGAATCCCGGGTGGCCAAGGCGTGTGAGCGTCTGGGACGCATTGGCGCCGAGGTGTCCCTGTTTATCGATCCGGACCCGCTGCAGATTGATGCTGCTGTGCGCTGCGGTGCCCCAGTGGTGGAGTTGCACACCGGCGAATACGCCGAGGCTGAAACTCCGGAAGCCGTGGACGCCGCCTTCCGGACCATTGCCGAGGCAGTGGCCTATGCCCGCAAGAAGGGGTTGGTGGTCAACGCCGGCCACGGTTTGCATTACCACAACACCGAACGGGTGGCCGCCATTGCCGGCATCAATGAACTCAATATCGGCCATGCCATCGTTGCCCGGGCGGTATTCACCGGGCTCAAGGATGCGGTCAGGGACATGAAGGCGATCTTGGATCAGGCCCGTAACAGGGCCTGA
- the recO gene encoding DNA repair protein RecO: MKEPPSQEPAYVLHRRPWRETSLLVDVFTLNHGRMTVIARGASSAKSPLKAQLQPFQPLMLDWAGRGDLKTLTQVDVRHGPTLIRTVALYSGLYLNELLQRVLPVADPHPTLFAAYIEALEQLSQSTDVEPVLRHFERAFASALGYDFAWDLATDTGRPVEPGGQYCYDPEQGILANPAPGVRLQNLSGQMLLDLAGGDFQSDPCRRTAKRVMRVLVDYLLQGRPLNSRSLFMHLRGESDES; this comes from the coding sequence ATGAAGGAGCCGCCGTCCCAGGAGCCCGCCTATGTTCTGCATCGCCGTCCATGGCGTGAAACCAGTCTGCTGGTGGACGTGTTTACCCTCAACCATGGCCGGATGACGGTGATTGCCCGTGGTGCCAGCAGCGCGAAAAGCCCCCTGAAAGCCCAGTTGCAGCCTTTCCAGCCCCTGATGCTGGACTGGGCCGGTCGGGGCGATCTGAAAACCCTGACCCAGGTGGATGTTCGTCATGGGCCGACGCTGATCCGAACCGTCGCCCTGTACAGTGGCCTCTACCTGAACGAGCTGCTCCAGCGGGTGCTCCCCGTCGCCGATCCGCATCCGACCCTGTTTGCCGCCTACATCGAGGCACTTGAGCAGTTGTCCCAATCCACTGACGTGGAGCCGGTGCTCCGGCATTTCGAACGGGCCTTTGCCAGCGCCCTGGGCTATGACTTTGCCTGGGATCTGGCCACGGATACCGGTCGGCCCGTCGAGCCCGGCGGCCAGTACTGTTATGATCCGGAGCAGGGCATTCTCGCGAACCCTGCACCCGGTGTGCGCCTGCAGAACCTTTCCGGGCAGATGCTCCTGGACCTGGCCGGCGGAGATTTTCAGTCTGACCCCTGCAGACGCACGGCGAAGCGGGTTATGCGTGTTTTGGTGGACTATCTTCTACAGGGGCGGCCCCTTAACAGTCGCAGCCTGTTCATGCACCTTCGGGGAGAATCTGATGAATCCTAG
- the era gene encoding GTPase Era, producing MNDITRPENPDSRCGFVAIVGRPNVGKSTLLNHILGQKLSITSRKPQTTRHQVLGIKTVGPVQAIYVDTPGMHEEEPRALNRYMNKAATSALIDVDVVVFVVDQLAWTTADELVLEKLSRLTCPVILAVNKVDKIEKRESLLPHLDMLSRKRDFAEIIPLSALKETNLEPLEEAVGRYLPESIHFYPDDQITDRSERFLASEIVREKITRQLGAELPYSVAVEIEEFKRQGKTLHISALILVEREGQKKIIIGDKGERMRRIGQEARTDMERLFDSKVMLRLWVKVKRGWADSDRALKSLGMNDL from the coding sequence ATGAACGATATCACCCGTCCGGAGAATCCAGACAGCCGCTGCGGTTTTGTGGCCATCGTGGGCCGCCCCAACGTGGGCAAGTCCACGCTGCTGAATCACATTCTCGGTCAGAAGCTCAGCATCACCTCCCGCAAGCCCCAGACCACGCGCCACCAGGTGCTCGGCATCAAGACCGTCGGACCGGTACAGGCCATCTATGTGGACACGCCGGGCATGCACGAGGAGGAGCCACGGGCCCTGAACCGTTATATGAATAAAGCCGCTACCTCGGCATTGATTGATGTGGACGTGGTGGTGTTCGTGGTGGATCAACTGGCCTGGACCACCGCCGATGAACTGGTGCTGGAGAAACTCAGCCGTCTGACCTGCCCGGTGATCCTGGCGGTCAACAAGGTCGACAAGATTGAAAAGCGGGAAAGCCTGCTGCCGCACCTGGACATGCTTTCGAGGAAGCGTGACTTTGCCGAGATCATCCCGCTATCGGCATTGAAAGAGACTAATCTCGAACCGCTGGAAGAAGCGGTGGGCCGCTATCTGCCCGAGAGCATCCACTTCTACCCGGACGATCAGATCACCGATCGAAGCGAACGTTTTCTGGCCTCGGAGATCGTGCGCGAGAAGATCACCCGCCAGTTGGGGGCCGAGTTGCCCTATTCAGTGGCCGTGGAGATCGAGGAATTCAAGCGCCAGGGCAAGACCCTGCACATCTCCGCGCTGATTCTGGTGGAGCGGGAAGGACAGAAGAAAATCATCATCGGTGACAAGGGCGAGCGTATGCGTCGTATTGGCCAGGAGGCGAGGACCGATATGGAGCGGCTGTTTGACAGCAAGGTCATGCTCCGGCTCTGGGTCAAGGTCAAGCGCGGCTGGGCCGACAGTGACCGGGCCCTCAAGAGCCTGGGCATGAACGACCTCTGA
- the rnc gene encoding ribonuclease III — MSSQPDLDQLQRRIGYQFKSPERLLLALTHRSYGNQNNERLEFLGDSIVNMVIAEYLFLHFEKAREGQLSRLRARMVKGVTLAEIGREFQLGNYLRLGSGELKSGGYRRESILADAVESIIGAIYLDSDFHTCRAQVLRWFEHRLEKLDLQDTQKDPKTRLQEYLQSRQFPLPRYDVISVDGEAHNQTFHVSCALPSLDRKTTGTGSSRRVAEQQAARNALKELGVENQ, encoded by the coding sequence GTGAGTTCGCAACCGGATCTGGATCAGTTACAGCGCCGCATTGGCTATCAGTTCAAATCGCCGGAGCGGCTGCTGCTGGCGCTTACCCATCGCAGTTACGGCAACCAGAACAACGAGCGCCTGGAGTTCCTGGGCGATTCCATCGTAAACATGGTGATTGCCGAGTACCTCTTCCTGCACTTTGAAAAAGCCCGAGAGGGACAACTGAGCCGCCTGCGCGCCCGAATGGTGAAGGGGGTGACACTGGCGGAGATCGGGCGGGAGTTTCAGCTCGGCAATTACCTGCGACTGGGCTCCGGTGAGCTGAAGAGCGGCGGGTATCGCCGGGAATCCATACTGGCCGACGCCGTGGAATCCATCATCGGGGCCATCTACCTGGACAGCGACTTCCATACCTGCCGGGCGCAGGTGTTGCGCTGGTTCGAGCACCGCCTGGAGAAGCTGGATCTGCAGGATACCCAGAAAGACCCGAAAACCCGGCTGCAGGAATACCTTCAGTCCCGACAGTTTCCTCTGCCGCGCTACGATGTGATTTCCGTGGATGGCGAGGCCCACAACCAGACCTTTCACGTGTCCTGTGCGCTCCCGTCCCTGGATCGGAAAACCACCGGCACCGGCAGCAGTCGCCGCGTCGCTGAGCAGCAGGCAGCCCGAAACGCCCTGAAAGAACTGGGCGTGGAGAATCAGTAA
- a CDS encoding DUF4845 domain-containing protein, with translation MKKNNLSGLGRQRGASALTMMVMVLFFGGLLTLVIKLGPAYLDDITIQEALESLDGTEGLSQMGPAQVRTLINKRLSVNNVRGFDAKNISVEKNGEFVVIKVDYEVRNNLFSNVDTVVHFKHEYEMKGK, from the coding sequence ATGAAGAAAAACAATCTTTCCGGCCTCGGCCGTCAGCGCGGTGCGTCGGCCCTGACCATGATGGTCATGGTGCTGTTTTTTGGCGGTCTGCTGACCCTGGTGATCAAGCTCGGCCCTGCCTACCTCGATGACATCACCATTCAGGAGGCGCTGGAAAGCCTCGATGGCACAGAGGGGCTCTCGCAGATGGGACCTGCCCAGGTACGCACCCTGATCAACAAACGCCTGAGCGTGAATAACGTGCGTGGCTTTGATGCCAAGAATATCTCCGTTGAGAAAAACGGTGAGTTTGTGGTGATCAAGGTGGACTATGAGGTGCGCAATAACCTGTTCAGCAACGTGGACACGGTGGTCCACTTCAAGCACGAATACGAGATGAAGGGCAAGTGA